A window of Stutzerimonas stutzeri genomic DNA:
TTCCACCGCCGTGTACATCTTCCTGTACCTGGGCTGGTTCTTCGTCCCTGGCACTGCGAGCATTCCTAACACCCCTGATCAGTGGTGGATGGGCATCTCCCCGCAGGCCTTCGGTGCTGTAGGTGCCATGCTGAACTTCGCTGTTGCCTACGCGGTGTCGCTGTCTACCGAAGCTCCGCCGCAGGAAATTCAGGATCTGGTCGAGAGCGTTCGTACCCCCAAAGGTGCTGGCGTTGCGCTTGATCACTAACTGATAATGCAGCCGGACGTCAGACCTGCTCTGACACAAGGTTGATGTAGAAGTCGGGCTTCCATTTGGAAGCCCGATTTTTTTAGGGGGTTGTATATGTTCTGGCATCTAATCGCTGCAATCGTCGCCGCAGTGGCGGGCGCTGGGATCGCCCTGCTGTTGCGCTCCCTGAGCCGCAATCGACTGCCTAAATGGATCATTCCGGTATTCGCCGGGCTGGGCATGCTCAGTTACACCATCCATTACGAATACACCTGGTTCGAGACCAAGCAAGCGCGCCTGCCGGAAGGCTCGGTAGTGGTTGCCAGCGAAGAGGGCGAAATGCTCTGGCGGCCTTGGACCATGCTCTATCCGATGCCGTTGGCCTATACAGTTCTGGATAGCGCGAACGCACAAGTGCAGGACACCGACCGGGGCCGTCTTGGTCGCTTCGTGCTGTACCGCTTCGAGAAACAGCACTTGATGTCGACCGTGAAGAGCGCCAGCTATCAGCTGATTTGCGCGGAGAAGGCGATGTTCAGGCTCAATGAAGCCGGCCAGGCAAAGATCGAGACGCTGACCGAGCTGGAAGGTGACTCACCGCTGTATCAGGCCATTTGTGAGGCCCGTCGGTAACGAGGGCGCACTCGCAGCGAGCGGATTCCGCGCATCAGCATTATCTGATGCGCGCCGCAACGAAGCGGTGTGTGTGGTTCCGCAATGGAGCCGAGTGGTCAGCTGAATGACGTTGGCCGCAAACGACCGAATCGACGACGCCCTTCGCCAGCGGTCGGCTGGCAATCCACCTGCGCAGCGACACTAATTCAATCGATCAGATCGAGTTGAACGCGGCCTTGCGTGCGCGCTGCCAGCACCGCAGTCGTTGCGCCAGTTCATCGAGGCTGGTCAGGCCTGTGCGTTGCGCACGGTTCAGCAGAATCAAGGCGATCTCTGCGGTTGCCATGGCGTCGGCGGATGCGTTGTGGCGCTGAGGGATATGAATCTTGAAATAGTCGAGCCAGTGGTCCAGACCGCCGCGATGAATCATCGCTTCGGGGAACAGCATGGGCGCCAGATCGGCCACATCAAGGAAGGTGTGATCAAGCGAGTAACCCAGCTCTCTTTTCAGCGCGCGGCCGAGCATGCGTTGGTCGAACGGCGCGTGGAAAGCCAGGATGACACTGTCGGATGCGAACTCCATGAAACTGAGCAGTGCTTCGGCTGGCGGCAAGCCGTTAGCCAGTTCACTGGGGGCAATGCCATGGATCAGCACGCTTTCGGTGACCTTGACCTGGCGGCACAGCGTGCATTCGAACTGCTGAGAATAGTCGATGGCGCCGTCTTCGATGACCACCGCGCCAATCGCGATGACCAGGTCGCGCTTGAGGTGCAGCCCGGTCGTTTCCAGGTCCAGCACCACCATCCGCTGCTGACGCAGCGGTACAGCCTGCGGTGCAAGGGCACGCGGCATCTCGTCAATGCGTTGTTGTTGCTCGGGCGGCAGTTTCGGACCGCGTGGGTTGAACCAGAACATACTCATAGTTGATAGCGCACCGCGAGACTGGCCTGTAACCGCTGGGCCTGGCGGAAGGACTCGCGCAGAATTCGGCGGTCCAGCACGTTGAGGGTATCCGGATCCAGACGGTTGGAATAGGGCAGTCCATCGCGTGCCTGTTGCTGGTGATGCTGCATGCGCGTCTGCTGGATGAAATGGTAGGCCTCTTCGTATGCGGCGCCATCCTTCGGCTCGATGACGTCCTTCTCCACCAGCTTGCGCAGGCGGTCGAGGGTATTGCAGGTGCCGATGTCATTGCTGAGTGCGAGTAGCCGGGCGCCATCGACAAAGGGTGTCAGGCCCTGCACTTTCAGATCCAGCGTGTCTTTGGCTTCGCCCTTGCGCGCTACCACGAAATCACGGAAACGGCCCACCGGGGGGCGATGGCGCAATGCATTGTCGGCCATCATGCGTTGGAACAGGCTGTTGCCCTTGATCTCCTCGAGCAGATCGCGACGCAGTTGCTCGCAGCCTTCCGATGGGCCCCAGATGCTGCGCAGATCGAAATAGATGGTGCTGCCGAGCAGGTTTTCCGGCGTCGCTTCGCGGACGAACGAACTGAAGCGGCGGCTCCATTCCTGGCGCGACAGGCACAGTTGCGGGTTGCTCGCCATGATGTTGCCTTTGCACAGCGTGAAGCCACACGTATCGAGGTCGCGATTGATGCGCTCGGCAAGCGGCAACAAGCGGCCGCGGATATGGGCGGCCTCGGCAGCATCGGCAGCCTCGAAGAGAATGCCGTTGTCCTGATCCGTATGGAGCGTCTGTTCCTGACGGCCTTCGCTGCCGAAACACAGCCAGGTGAACGGCACACCCGGATCGCCCATATGCTCGATGGCCAGCTCGATTACCCGGCGTACGGTGTGATCGTTGAGCAGCGTTACGATACGGGTGGTCTGTGTGGACGAGGCACCATGGGCGAGCATGTTGTCGACCAGCTGCTTGATGCGGTTGCGGATGACTACCAGCGCATCCACGCGATCGGCGTGGCGGATGGTCTGGGCCAGATGCACCAGATCCACACGCTGCAGGGAGAACAGGTCGCGTTCGGAGATCACGCCTCGCAGCAGGCCGTCCTCCACCACGCAGACGTGGGCAATATGACGCTCGGTCATGGCGATCGCGGCGTCGAATGCGGTAGCGTCCGGCGGCAGATAGAACGGATCATGGGTCATGAACTGCGCAATCGGCTGACTCAGATCGGTGGTGCCGGTGCCGATGGCCCGTCGCAGATCGCGTAGGGTGAAAATGCCTTGCGGATGCAGGTCTTTATCGACGATGACGACGCTGCCGACATTCTCCTCCTGCATCATTGCCACCGCCTCGTTGAGCGGCCGGGAGGGCAGGCAGGATACCGGATGGTGCAGCGCCAGCTCGCCGATGCTGGTTTCCAGCGAGAAGTTCTCGCCAAGACTCTCCACTGCGCGCATCTGCGCCTGCTGGTTGACCAGGTCGAGCAGGCTGCTGACCCCGCGCATGGCGAAGTCGCGGAACACAGGAGAGCTCGAGACCAGTTTGACGAAAGCGGTCTTGTTCAGCAGAAAGCAG
This region includes:
- a CDS encoding 3'-5' exonuclease; this encodes MSMFWFNPRGPKLPPEQQQRIDEMPRALAPQAVPLRQQRMVVLDLETTGLHLKRDLVIAIGAVVIEDGAIDYSQQFECTLCRQVKVTESVLIHGIAPSELANGLPPAEALLSFMEFASDSVILAFHAPFDQRMLGRALKRELGYSLDHTFLDVADLAPMLFPEAMIHRGGLDHWLDYFKIHIPQRHNASADAMATAEIALILLNRAQRTGLTSLDELAQRLRCWQRARKAAFNSI
- a CDS encoding putative nucleotidyltransferase substrate binding domain-containing protein — encoded protein: MSTPDSFAQAGKTAVLQNIHGTMEFLRKYAPFNQMEPAHLAYLVENCELRFYAEGDCIISPDDGVVQHFYIVKQGRVHGQRPHTAKRGTDTTFEVIVGECFPMAALMGERATRTAHLAAEDTFCFLLNKTAFVKLVSSSPVFRDFAMRGVSSLLDLVNQQAQMRAVESLGENFSLETSIGELALHHPVSCLPSRPLNEAVAMMQEENVGSVVIVDKDLHPQGIFTLRDLRRAIGTGTTDLSQPIAQFMTHDPFYLPPDATAFDAAIAMTERHIAHVCVVEDGLLRGVISERDLFSLQRVDLVHLAQTIRHADRVDALVVIRNRIKQLVDNMLAHGASSTQTTRIVTLLNDHTVRRVIELAIEHMGDPGVPFTWLCFGSEGRQEQTLHTDQDNGILFEAADAAEAAHIRGRLLPLAERINRDLDTCGFTLCKGNIMASNPQLCLSRQEWSRRFSSFVREATPENLLGSTIYFDLRSIWGPSEGCEQLRRDLLEEIKGNSLFQRMMADNALRHRPPVGRFRDFVVARKGEAKDTLDLKVQGLTPFVDGARLLALSNDIGTCNTLDRLRKLVEKDVIEPKDGAAYEEAYHFIQQTRMQHHQQQARDGLPYSNRLDPDTLNVLDRRILRESFRQAQRLQASLAVRYQL